The Cyanobacteria bacterium FACHB-DQ100 genome includes a window with the following:
- a CDS encoding transglutaminase family protein — MEEYLASTEIIDWQHPEILRLSKTIAAQHQTPKAVAKACFEWVRDQIRHSYDYRMNPVTCRASDVLLHKTGYCYAKSHLLAALLRSHGIPAGFCYQRLSIDDKGAPYCLHGFNAVYLSGVGWYRVDARGNREGVDAQFTPPQEKLAFKTQLDEEADFQAILPEPLQVVVDALQSQSTWDKMLCYLPDISLEDAEKFGLLK, encoded by the coding sequence ATGGAAGAATACCTCGCATCTACCGAGATCATTGACTGGCAACATCCGGAAATCCTGAGGCTGAGCAAGACGATCGCAGCACAGCATCAAACTCCCAAAGCCGTTGCAAAAGCTTGCTTTGAGTGGGTTCGAGATCAGATTCGGCACAGCTACGACTATCGGATGAATCCTGTCACCTGTCGAGCTTCTGATGTCCTGTTGCACAAAACCGGATATTGCTACGCCAAAAGCCATCTTTTAGCAGCATTGCTACGATCGCATGGCATTCCAGCCGGATTCTGCTATCAGCGATTGAGCATCGATGACAAAGGTGCGCCTTACTGCTTGCACGGATTCAATGCAGTTTATCTGTCAGGAGTTGGCTGGTATCGTGTGGATGCTAGGGGAAATCGAGAAGGCGTGGATGCCCAGTTCACACCCCCTCAAGAAAAATTAGCGTTCAAAACTCAGCTGGATGAAGAAGCAGACTTTCAAGCAATACTTCCAGAGCCGTTGCAAGTTGTTGTAGACGCTCTGCAATCTCAAAGCACTTGGGACAAAATGCTGTGTTATCTTCCAGATATTTCTTTGGAAGATGCGGAAAAGTTCGGTTTACTTAAGTAG
- a CDS encoding ATP-binding cassette domain-containing protein — MSTITVDRLTKIYPVAIKEAGFKGTVTHFFKRTYRQVKAVQDVSFQIEPGEVVGFLGANGAGKTTTLKMLTGLIHPSSGKVTVAGHVPFERRSAFLKKITLVMGQKQQLIWDLPAADSLKINAAVYGISDRTLQTRIGELSEMLSLHGKLNQPVRKLSLGERMKAELLAALLHQPQVLFLDEPTLGLDVNAQVAVREFLKEYNDRYRATVLLTSHYMADITALCERVLMIHHGQLIYDGSLAGLVDRFSPCREVKVEFNHTYTEAELSAYGYVREVEKQSVRFLVQQEDLTQTIAKILAELQVADLTVTDPPIEEVIGRVFQAGSVAT; from the coding sequence ACCGTCGATCGCCTCACTAAAATTTATCCTGTCGCTATCAAGGAAGCAGGGTTCAAGGGAACAGTAACGCATTTTTTCAAGCGCACCTATCGCCAAGTCAAGGCGGTACAAGATGTTTCATTCCAAATCGAACCCGGCGAAGTGGTGGGATTTCTCGGTGCGAATGGAGCCGGGAAGACGACAACGCTAAAAATGCTAACCGGATTGATTCATCCATCTTCAGGAAAAGTCACCGTTGCGGGACACGTTCCGTTTGAGCGACGATCGGCTTTCTTGAAAAAAATTACGCTGGTGATGGGACAAAAGCAGCAGTTGATTTGGGATCTGCCTGCGGCTGACTCGCTCAAAATTAATGCAGCCGTTTATGGAATTAGCGATCGCACCTTGCAAACCCGAATTGGTGAATTGTCAGAAATGCTCTCGCTGCATGGCAAATTAAATCAACCTGTTCGTAAACTCTCGCTGGGTGAACGAATGAAAGCGGAATTACTCGCCGCATTACTGCATCAGCCACAAGTTTTGTTTCTCGATGAGCCGACTTTAGGGCTGGATGTGAATGCCCAAGTTGCGGTGCGTGAATTTTTGAAGGAGTATAACGATCGCTATCGTGCCACTGTCTTACTTACGAGTCATTACATGGCAGATATCACTGCTTTATGTGAACGAGTTTTGATGATCCACCATGGGCAGCTTATTTATGATGGCAGTCTTGCTGGACTGGTGGATCGGTTCTCTCCCTGCCGTGAAGTCAAAGTCGAATTCAATCACACCTACACTGAGGCTGAACTCTCGGCATACGGGTATGTTCGGGAAGTCGAGAAGCAATCGGTTCGATTTTTGGTGCAGCAGGAAGATTTGACGCAGACGATCGCGAAAATTCTCGCGGAGTTGCAAGTCGCGGATTTAACCGTGACTGATCCGCCGATCGAAGAAGTGATCGGGCGCGTTTTCCAAGCTGGATCAGTTGCTACTTAA
- a CDS encoding DUF3531 family protein has translation MRIEFREFDPFNVWFWIEFNTVPSEMEKQYVEEVFSSWFFLGKLGGFNAENLQVQDMGLEISHMEYDESIAGDSMMAVMHNMSDFEYESNWGRCWFDLGTSDAIAIDILVNSLQQLSKDFVTIDSLIIGGENEDWRVPGSAEPGFVMDNQRN, from the coding sequence CGAGAGTTTGATCCGTTTAACGTTTGGTTTTGGATTGAGTTTAATACTGTGCCTTCTGAGATGGAGAAGCAGTATGTTGAAGAAGTGTTTAGCTCCTGGTTTTTCCTCGGTAAGCTAGGCGGCTTTAATGCGGAAAATCTGCAAGTGCAAGACATGGGGCTAGAGATTAGCCATATGGAGTATGACGAAAGCATCGCAGGCGACAGCATGATGGCAGTGATGCACAATATGAGTGACTTCGAGTATGAAAGCAACTGGGGACGCTGCTGGTTTGATTTGGGAACCAGTGATGCGATCGCGATCGACATTCTGGTCAATTCACTGCAACAGTTGAGCAAGGATTTTGTGACGATCGATTCCCTAATCATCGGCGGCGAGAACGAAGATTGGCGCGTTCCGGGAAGCGCTGAACCCGGTTTCGTGATGGATAATCAGCGAAATTAG